A genome region from Stenotrophomonas bentonitica includes the following:
- a CDS encoding fimbria/pilus outer membrane usher protein: protein MKRSVIALAMAVCFGQTTWASDATIAAVSINGSLKSDVEELHVRDDGQLLIAKERWAQWGIQLPASLSERDVVSPSDLNADVQYDPANQSYNILVPAKYLPARNYNPASRMRTDIGPSPKGVMLGYDYRAQDSDTYGFTQSFSYDIRSNVLGGTFYGAGQLNDDSNGLSHERSLTTWSKDLYASQTRVQIGDVINATPNGALLGSRNMLGVRVGTDRSLSNDAFYPVPTFNGVADTRSTAEVFVNSVRSSQQQFQPGPYQFASLNAPIGLSTVSMVVRDELGREYWTTRQFYSTPKALAKGRSEWEVSAGLMRNGGLGNDYADVAWNAVYARGMSDRWTTTAAFQGTAKGQSAMWGNLWSFGRWGAATFDIATSGDGMAATVGYERRTNGLSWSASHTHVTDDYWNFNRERSRFALESQTTLGVAYRQNNFSAALNYSDVRYSNRSTQLLTAQSRWQLNSRAELSAFAQHDLSLRDTTLNVGFRYQFGSGSASVNRNDGEWFGQANGSTTLKNRRLTWNASASAGNHYVAGRWDLPMSTLLLQNSTTSTVFGANGGVWIGEGGVLPTSRPFGSYALIRVPNMPNARVQLTGKSVTTNALGVAVVPNVSALFDQTVTVDALSLPFGVQLDSLSKKAVAPRGGGTKLQFDVLSNTTREYVVVRNGVPIDMANVVGKQTVVGMRGVLVLEAPIAGDVLTIEKDGSTCAITIPQSGELDKPILECKEVL, encoded by the coding sequence ATGAAAAGATCGGTCATCGCCTTGGCGATGGCTGTCTGCTTTGGACAAACCACTTGGGCCTCAGACGCAACCATCGCCGCTGTATCAATCAATGGGTCGCTCAAAAGCGACGTTGAAGAACTGCACGTTCGCGACGATGGGCAGTTGCTCATTGCCAAAGAGCGTTGGGCGCAATGGGGAATTCAGTTGCCCGCATCGTTGTCCGAGCGCGACGTGGTGTCGCCATCCGATTTGAACGCGGATGTTCAGTACGATCCAGCCAATCAAAGCTACAACATCCTTGTGCCCGCAAAGTATTTGCCGGCGCGCAACTACAACCCCGCCTCGCGCATGCGTACGGACATTGGTCCTTCGCCCAAAGGGGTGATGCTGGGGTACGACTACCGTGCGCAAGACAGCGATACGTACGGCTTCACACAGTCGTTTTCGTACGACATTAGATCCAACGTCCTGGGTGGAACGTTCTATGGTGCCGGACAACTCAACGACGACAGCAACGGACTGAGCCACGAACGCTCTTTAACGACGTGGAGTAAGGATCTGTATGCCTCTCAGACTCGCGTGCAGATCGGTGATGTCATCAACGCCACGCCCAACGGCGCATTGCTGGGCTCGCGCAACATGCTGGGGGTTCGCGTGGGCACCGATCGATCGTTGAGTAACGACGCATTTTATCCAGTCCCGACATTCAACGGGGTGGCCGACACGCGCTCCACAGCCGAAGTCTTTGTCAACAGTGTGCGTTCGTCCCAACAGCAATTCCAGCCTGGGCCGTACCAGTTCGCAAGCCTCAATGCGCCGATCGGCTTAAGCACAGTCTCTATGGTGGTTCGCGACGAATTGGGCCGCGAATACTGGACAACACGGCAGTTCTACAGCACACCCAAAGCGCTTGCCAAAGGCCGCAGCGAATGGGAAGTCTCGGCCGGTTTGATGCGCAACGGAGGGTTGGGCAACGACTACGCTGACGTGGCGTGGAACGCGGTGTACGCACGCGGCATGTCTGACCGCTGGACCACAACGGCTGCGTTCCAGGGCACGGCCAAGGGTCAGTCGGCCATGTGGGGCAATCTTTGGAGCTTTGGGCGCTGGGGCGCTGCAACGTTTGATATCGCAACAAGCGGGGACGGCATGGCCGCCACGGTTGGATACGAGCGGCGCACCAACGGCTTGTCGTGGTCCGCTTCGCACACTCATGTCACCGACGACTATTGGAACTTCAACCGCGAACGCTCCCGCTTTGCGCTTGAGTCGCAAACCACCTTGGGCGTGGCCTACCGCCAAAATAATTTCAGCGCAGCATTGAACTACAGCGATGTGCGCTATTCCAACCGTTCCACTCAGTTGCTTACCGCACAGTCGCGCTGGCAGTTGAACTCCCGCGCCGAACTGTCTGCATTTGCGCAGCACGACTTATCGCTGCGCGACACAACATTGAACGTTGGTTTCCGCTACCAATTTGGATCCGGCTCGGCCAGTGTCAATCGCAACGATGGCGAATGGTTTGGACAAGCCAACGGTTCCACCACACTGAAAAACCGCCGGCTGACGTGGAACGCAAGCGCAAGCGCCGGCAATCACTATGTGGCGGGGCGCTGGGATCTGCCGATGTCCACGTTGCTGCTGCAAAACAGCACAACCAGCACTGTGTTTGGAGCCAACGGTGGGGTGTGGATCGGGGAGGGCGGTGTACTGCCAACGTCCAGGCCGTTTGGATCGTACGCGCTCATTCGCGTTCCCAACATGCCCAACGCACGCGTTCAACTCACGGGCAAAAGCGTCACCACCAACGCCTTAGGCGTGGCCGTGGTCCCCAACGTCTCCGCATTGTTCGATCAAACAGTGACGGTGGACGCTTTGAGTCTTCCGTTCGGTGTGCAACTGGACAGCCTGAGCAAGAAAGCCGTGGCTCCGCGTGGGGGCGGGACAAAGCTGCAGTTCGACGTTCTGAGCAACACCACGCGGGAGTACGTGGTGGTGCGCAATGGGGTTCCGATCGATATGGCCAATGTCGTGGGCAAGCAAACCGTTGTTGGGATGCGAGGGGTGTTGGTGCTGGAAGCGCCCATCGCTGGTGACGTACTCACCATTGAAAAAGACGGTTCCACATGCGCCATCACCATCCCTCAGTCGGGGGAACTGGACAAACCAATTTTGGAATGCAAGGAGGTTTTATGA
- a CDS encoding DUF4942 domain-containing protein: MNEVIKSISIQKELARHQQAKEKFEALMATIESALREADEMNVGGAMRNALGQLNFRHFDCLQDARKSHAKALTENGWSTIMRETGLKDFMCHKKRVEWGRAFYENTVPEFNYDNVVATFAQLYDARASMFEDGIVGVFEGLSWDYKSHLPVRFGQKIILQCIDSWSYFIARDVVQDMIRAFHMFDGKPHPDFRRSASSPEVFSEYMDVTFYKNRNAHVVFKRPDLVDKLNEVIARRYPGALPPTR; encoded by the coding sequence ATGAACGAGGTAATTAAATCCATTTCAATACAAAAAGAGTTGGCGCGGCACCAGCAGGCGAAGGAGAAGTTTGAAGCGCTCATGGCGACGATTGAAAGCGCGCTGCGTGAAGCGGACGAAATGAATGTGGGCGGCGCGATGCGCAACGCCCTGGGTCAACTGAACTTCCGCCACTTCGACTGCTTGCAAGATGCGCGAAAATCGCATGCCAAAGCCCTCACTGAAAACGGTTGGTCAACAATCATGCGCGAGACGGGCCTGAAAGACTTCATGTGCCATAAAAAACGTGTTGAGTGGGGTAGGGCGTTCTATGAGAACACAGTGCCAGAGTTCAACTACGACAATGTTGTTGCCACGTTCGCCCAACTGTACGACGCACGAGCAAGCATGTTTGAAGACGGCATTGTCGGGGTGTTTGAAGGGCTATCGTGGGACTACAAAAGCCACCTGCCCGTGCGCTTTGGACAGAAAATCATCTTGCAGTGCATAGACAGTTGGTCTTACTTCATTGCAAGAGACGTTGTGCAAGACATGATCCGTGCGTTTCACATGTTCGACGGCAAGCCGCATCCTGATTTCAGACGCTCAGCATCAAGCCCCGAAGTGTTCTCAGAGTACATGGATGTCACGTTCTACAAGAACAGAAACGCCCACGTTGTATTCAAACGGCCTGATCTTGTGGACAAGCTCAACGAAGTGATCGCCCGACGCTACCCAGGCGCATTGCCGCCCACCCGATAA
- a CDS encoding ankyrin repeat domain-containing protein, which produces MYIGSNLKDVQQVIASGRNIQERSGITQSTALHRAVDGKFYEPGVVTALVNAGLDPNVREVNKRTPLHYARHPEAIAELIANGADPNLGDVNGQTPLQINLSKEKSICRMPRVQALLEGGADINQADNNGVTPLLSALEARRPSEFIEALVDAGAEINAVSNDGQGVLCWSTAEGDVENTALLIAMGADINAVSNTGMSVLNYCARFEQLDCVRVLLEAGADPTIANHDNLTPLHFLACGPINQWDRVMCERSQRAELVSKMIEAGADINAVDKNGNTALHFAAKAEQDDVVRTLIDQGATVSIQNNQGMTVLDVARQHSKHTTQGKSHDEGANGEGVVTLLQNRAQKEALQDALNIQRDEPQAVSRWRRM; this is translated from the coding sequence ATGTATATCGGATCAAATTTAAAAGATGTCCAACAGGTTATTGCGTCGGGTCGCAATATTCAGGAGCGCAGTGGCATAACACAAAGCACTGCATTGCACCGCGCGGTCGATGGTAAGTTTTACGAGCCCGGTGTCGTGACTGCCTTAGTCAACGCTGGGTTGGACCCCAACGTCCGCGAGGTCAACAAACGCACACCGTTGCACTACGCACGCCACCCCGAGGCGATTGCCGAACTCATCGCAAATGGTGCTGACCCCAACTTGGGTGACGTGAACGGCCAGACCCCTTTGCAGATCAATTTGTCGAAGGAAAAATCCATCTGCCGCATGCCCCGTGTCCAGGCTCTTTTGGAGGGCGGGGCGGACATCAACCAAGCAGACAACAACGGTGTCACGCCGCTTCTTTCGGCGCTGGAAGCACGTCGGCCCTCAGAGTTCATTGAGGCACTGGTTGACGCGGGCGCCGAAATCAATGCTGTGAGCAACGACGGACAGGGTGTGTTGTGTTGGTCTACGGCGGAAGGGGACGTGGAGAACACAGCACTGCTGATCGCCATGGGTGCCGATATCAACGCGGTTTCCAACACCGGCATGAGTGTCCTGAACTACTGTGCGCGGTTTGAGCAGTTGGATTGCGTGAGAGTGTTGTTGGAAGCTGGCGCCGATCCCACCATTGCCAACCACGACAACCTCACGCCGTTGCATTTTCTGGCCTGCGGACCAATCAATCAGTGGGATCGGGTGATGTGCGAACGCTCACAGCGGGCAGAGTTGGTGTCAAAGATGATCGAGGCCGGCGCCGACATCAACGCCGTGGACAAGAACGGCAACACCGCTCTCCACTTCGCAGCGAAAGCAGAACAAGACGACGTTGTACGAACCTTGATTGACCAGGGCGCTACGGTGTCCATCCAGAACAACCAAGGGATGACGGTTTTGGATGTGGCAAGACAGCACAGCAAGCACACAACACAGGGCAAGTCGCACGACGAAGGTGCCAACGGTGAAGGGGTGGTAACACTGCTTCAAAACCGCGCTCAGAAGGAAGCATTGCAGGATGCCTTGAACATCCAGCGGGATGAGCCCCAAGCCGTCTCACGGTGGCGACGGATGTGA
- a CDS encoding LexA family protein: protein MDSTNSPTKAHQQPPEAAHPMLPVRVTCGFPSPAEDFYGAGDGLDLNQHCISNPVATFFAQADTGTSMVGFGIQPGDTLIVDRSRTPRSGDIVMVNWEGGFTVKKLVQRRGHFELHSSAEDIPPIIVPPDIELDVWGVVTWSFTRHA, encoded by the coding sequence ATGGACAGCACCAATAGTCCCACAAAGGCCCACCAGCAGCCGCCAGAGGCCGCGCACCCTATGCTGCCGGTACGCGTGACCTGTGGCTTCCCAAGCCCCGCTGAGGACTTCTACGGCGCTGGCGACGGGCTGGACCTCAACCAGCACTGCATCTCCAACCCTGTGGCTACCTTCTTTGCCCAGGCCGACACCGGCACCTCAATGGTGGGCTTTGGGATCCAGCCTGGGGACACCTTGATTGTCGATCGCTCGCGCACGCCCAGGAGCGGGGACATCGTGATGGTGAACTGGGAAGGTGGGTTCACCGTGAAGAAGTTGGTACAGAGGCGCGGCCACTTTGAATTGCATTCGTCCGCAGAAGACATCCCGCCCATCATCGTGCCGCCCGACATTGAATTGGATGTGTGGGGCGTGGTCACGTGGTCGTTTACCCGGCACGCTTGA
- a CDS encoding Y-family DNA polymerase translates to MSVAQPLIGLVDGNNFYCSVERVFDPKLRGVPVVVMSNNDGCAIARSEEAKALGVTMGQPIHQIPAHIRKQIAFRSPNFALYGDISGRIATILTDLFPQVEVYSIDESFVSFDGIRAQERRAVAIEARARILQWVGVPCCVGIGPTKTLAKMANKIAKRTPHGVWNVRRKDLGAFPIGDVWGVGRKFAARLTAEGIHTAADLISADPRAIQDRYGVVLVRTQTELNGVRCAELQDEEPERQQIVVSRSFGSEIRSHDDLAQAVATFAQRAAEKLRARHLKAHGVWVFFHTNPFGNTPQYHPSRTVRLVAPTSDTRTILGAVQAATAAMYRPNVAWKKAGVGLVDLSAEHIQQADLFAPVRNPKNEALMKVLDAANHKFGRGSVSFASSSAAPDSTPAWAMRQEHLSRSFTTRWSEILVAQ, encoded by the coding sequence ATGTCTGTTGCGCAACCATTGATCGGCTTGGTGGATGGGAACAACTTCTACTGTTCCGTTGAGCGCGTATTTGACCCCAAGTTGCGCGGTGTTCCTGTCGTTGTGATGTCCAACAACGATGGGTGCGCCATTGCCCGCAGTGAGGAAGCCAAAGCGCTGGGCGTGACCATGGGACAACCCATCCATCAAATCCCGGCACACATCCGCAAGCAAATCGCGTTTCGCTCACCCAACTTTGCCTTGTATGGCGACATCTCCGGACGCATTGCCACGATCCTGACCGACCTGTTTCCACAGGTGGAGGTGTACTCGATCGATGAGAGCTTCGTGTCCTTTGACGGGATCCGCGCCCAGGAGAGGCGGGCGGTTGCCATTGAAGCGCGTGCGCGGATCCTGCAATGGGTGGGGGTGCCGTGTTGTGTGGGAATTGGACCCACCAAAACGTTGGCAAAAATGGCGAACAAGATTGCCAAGCGCACACCGCATGGGGTCTGGAACGTTCGCCGCAAAGACCTGGGCGCGTTCCCCATCGGTGACGTGTGGGGCGTTGGGAGGAAGTTTGCTGCGCGCCTTACGGCCGAAGGGATCCACACAGCAGCGGATCTCATCTCCGCCGATCCGCGAGCCATCCAGGACCGCTACGGGGTGGTGTTGGTGCGCACGCAAACCGAACTCAATGGCGTGCGATGCGCCGAGCTGCAGGACGAAGAGCCCGAACGACAGCAGATCGTGGTGTCCCGCTCATTCGGCAGTGAAATCCGCAGCCACGACGACCTGGCACAAGCGGTGGCCACCTTCGCTCAGCGTGCCGCCGAGAAGTTGCGCGCCCGCCATCTCAAAGCGCACGGGGTGTGGGTGTTCTTCCACACCAATCCGTTTGGGAACACCCCCCAATACCACCCGTCTCGCACAGTCCGCCTGGTTGCGCCGACATCCGACACACGAACTATTTTGGGAGCAGTTCAGGCAGCAACGGCAGCGATGTACCGCCCCAACGTTGCGTGGAAGAAGGCCGGGGTAGGGCTGGTGGATCTCAGCGCCGAACACATCCAGCAAGCGGACCTGTTCGCCCCAGTGCGCAACCCCAAAAACGAAGCCTTGATGAAGGTACTGGACGCGGCCAACCACAAATTTGGGCGCGGCAGCGTGTCCTTCGCGTCGTCCAGTGCAGCGCCGGACAGTACCCCCGCATGGGCCATGCGGCAGGAGCATCTGTCGCGTTCCTTTACGACACGTTGGAGTGAGATACTGGTTGCCCAATGA
- a CDS encoding ankyrin repeat domain-containing protein — MNVIVSESKCVKTSPRKRAFLFGLYPTLKVAWGLLLQSTTKGIDNIGFRGCVDISQPERGFYGKSMGVYCAREAYLRKSLEDFTKIVSVCVNINYHLGGSVTDQGHKNTTLLHECIKDGAYDFAKVLIVHGADPSIGVSRSWELTEYEAKHASPLHSAVQDERIELVQLLLDAGADHSAVDGDGYTPLCVAVRNDKIAIARTLLAGGANPSQVHDTVKCPLLCANSAAMAKLLVSKGADVNMVMGNGYPLLSMLIYDGKVAIARYILKEYQLRFDLRDRDGQWLDRHPLIVAYRANEFDVFKDLVEFSCPNQLGAWGSIQETVVELDSYDYARVLLKRMVRLGLTIDSTLLYCAKSRRMQEMLVQFGADPTIKSPEYGKKTPDEYMIYRDRKLVWRDLIERAPSIVSEHQRKLLAEAVGLEAEPAPVKRRM; from the coding sequence TTGAACGTAATCGTCAGTGAATCGAAGTGTGTAAAAACAAGCCCGCGAAAGCGGGCTTTTTTATTTGGATTGTATCCCACTCTTAAAGTGGCTTGGGGCTTGTTACTGCAAAGTACAACAAAAGGTATTGACAATATTGGCTTCCGTGGTTGTGTGGATATATCGCAACCAGAAAGGGGGTTTTATGGAAAATCGATGGGTGTGTACTGCGCGCGGGAAGCATATCTGCGAAAAAGCCTTGAGGACTTCACAAAGATCGTTTCAGTCTGCGTCAACATCAACTATCACTTGGGGGGCAGCGTCACAGACCAGGGGCACAAAAACACAACTTTGTTGCACGAGTGCATCAAAGATGGCGCGTACGATTTTGCAAAAGTGCTGATTGTGCACGGTGCGGATCCCAGCATTGGGGTTAGCCGTTCGTGGGAACTGACGGAATACGAAGCCAAGCATGCAAGTCCCCTTCATTCGGCAGTGCAGGATGAACGAATTGAACTTGTGCAGTTGCTGCTTGACGCAGGAGCTGACCACAGTGCAGTTGATGGAGACGGGTACACGCCGCTGTGTGTGGCAGTGAGAAACGACAAAATTGCTATTGCCAGGACTCTATTGGCAGGGGGAGCCAATCCCAGTCAAGTGCATGACACCGTGAAATGTCCGCTTCTGTGTGCCAATTCAGCGGCTATGGCGAAGTTGCTTGTAAGTAAGGGGGCAGATGTCAACATGGTGATGGGAAATGGCTATCCTCTTTTGTCCATGTTGATCTACGACGGAAAAGTAGCAATCGCCCGCTATATTCTCAAAGAATACCAACTCAGGTTTGATTTACGAGACAGGGATGGACAGTGGTTGGATCGACATCCGTTGATTGTTGCATACAGGGCCAATGAGTTTGATGTGTTCAAAGATTTGGTTGAATTCTCATGCCCAAACCAGCTAGGAGCATGGGGCAGTATTCAAGAGACTGTTGTTGAATTAGACTCGTACGATTACGCGAGAGTGTTGCTTAAACGAATGGTGCGACTGGGCTTAACTATTGATAGCACCTTGCTGTATTGCGCAAAGTCGCGCCGAATGCAGGAAATGCTTGTTCAATTTGGCGCCGATCCAACCATTAAAAGCCCGGAATACGGGAAAAAAACGCCAGATGAGTACATGATCTACCGGGATCGAAAATTGGTTTGGCGTGATCTGATTGAGCGGGCTCCCAGCATTGTTTCTGAACATCAGCGGAAATTACTGGCGGAAGCAGTGGGGCTGGAAGCTGAGCCTGCACCAGTCAAGCGGCGCATGTAG
- a CDS encoding ankyrin repeat domain-containing protein, with protein sequence MEHRLDLAIKQDDVGAIQKMIGEGLDLNVLNAHGVSLLSASIWYESRNIVRELIAAGADVNTQDADGDTPLHIAAHINDIEVVSLLIDAGADINRQGAYGLTPLHHTDCGKCQELLVRNGADPTIKDEDGQSVDVMNAARVEDRMFGGQSYSQAVGTMNMYLEADQRAAEQRDVLQQAIEECVPSRQSMTRRM encoded by the coding sequence TTGGAGCATCGTCTTGACCTGGCAATCAAGCAAGATGATGTGGGTGCTATCCAAAAGATGATCGGGGAAGGTCTTGATCTTAATGTGCTGAATGCCCATGGCGTTTCTTTATTGTCAGCTTCGATTTGGTATGAGTCTCGTAATATTGTGCGAGAACTCATTGCGGCCGGTGCGGATGTCAACACCCAGGACGCGGATGGCGATACGCCACTGCACATTGCTGCGCATATCAACGACATTGAAGTAGTGAGCTTGTTGATTGATGCAGGCGCTGATATCAATCGTCAAGGCGCCTATGGGTTGACGCCACTGCACCACACAGACTGTGGAAAGTGCCAGGAGCTCCTGGTTCGGAATGGTGCAGACCCAACCATTAAAGATGAAGACGGACAATCTGTCGATGTTATGAACGCTGCACGTGTTGAGGATCGAATGTTCGGTGGTCAGAGCTACAGCCAAGCCGTGGGTACTATGAACATGTATCTGGAAGCAGATCAGCGTGCGGCTGAGCAGCGCGACGTTTTACAACAGGCCATTGAAGAATGCGTTCCCAGCAGACAATCCATGACGCGCCGAATGTAA